A single region of the Chloroflexota bacterium genome encodes:
- a CDS encoding arginine decarboxylase, pyruvoyl-dependent: MRTSAPNVLWLTHGEAEGDTKLNAFDNALIAAGIGQWNLVKVTSVAPRTAELVSAPLDIEAGSVVPAVLTSVQSDTPDQLITACVGIGLGAGSHGMIMEHSGPGGPEDMEAVVKRMLHESFMRRGLELEEVIIRSVSHTVEHIGASVAAVVLWWR, encoded by the coding sequence ATGAGAACCTCCGCACCCAACGTCCTCTGGCTGACCCACGGCGAAGCGGAGGGCGACACGAAGCTGAACGCCTTCGACAACGCCCTGATCGCGGCCGGCATCGGCCAGTGGAACCTCGTCAAAGTGACCAGCGTGGCGCCTCGGACCGCGGAGCTGGTGTCCGCCCCGCTCGACATCGAGGCGGGATCCGTCGTGCCGGCGGTCTTGACGTCAGTCCAGAGCGACACACCCGATCAGCTCATCACCGCGTGCGTGGGAATCGGGCTCGGAGCCGGCAGCCACGGGATGATCATGGAGCACTCCGGACCTGGCGGGCCGGAGGATATGGAAGCGGTCGTCAAGCGCATGCTTCACGAGTCGTTCATGCGGCGAGGTCTCGAATTGGAGGAGGTCATCATACGGTCCGTGAGCCACACCGTGGAGCACATCGGTGCGAGCGTCGCCGCCGTAGTCCTCTGGTGGAGGTGA
- a CDS encoding tRNA (adenine-N1)-methyltransferase, translating into MIRSSRSPSTPVASGGAISAPFRPNDLVLVLDRTGKHYIFRLREHGEYHFHQGVVRHDDIIGKDEGVRFRTGLGRDVWAYRPRMHDYLLEMPRRSAIIYPKDLAFLIMWADIYPGARVLEAGVGSGALAIALLRAVGAQGQLVTYDLRDDMIDHAARNVEGFLGPTPNWTRRQRDVYEGIEDGPFDRIVLDVPDPGRVAPHAHRALRPGGIFCSYVPNITQVEATVHALRSNGGFSEIDTFETLYRRWEFRGATARPVRSMISHTGFLTIARRGQPREPEPPESDGNDV; encoded by the coding sequence GTGATCCGGTCGAGCCGTTCGCCATCGACACCAGTCGCCTCTGGAGGCGCCATTTCCGCCCCCTTCCGTCCGAATGACCTCGTCCTGGTCCTCGACCGGACGGGCAAACACTACATTTTTCGCCTACGCGAGCATGGCGAGTACCACTTTCACCAAGGGGTTGTGCGGCATGACGACATCATTGGAAAGGACGAGGGCGTCCGCTTCCGCACGGGGTTGGGCCGCGACGTGTGGGCGTATCGCCCACGCATGCATGACTATCTGCTGGAGATGCCCCGCCGGAGCGCGATCATCTATCCCAAAGATCTCGCGTTCCTCATCATGTGGGCGGACATCTATCCAGGTGCCCGGGTGCTCGAAGCCGGTGTGGGCTCGGGCGCGCTGGCGATCGCGCTCCTTCGCGCAGTGGGCGCGCAGGGCCAGCTCGTCACCTACGATCTTCGCGACGACATGATCGACCACGCGGCGCGCAACGTCGAGGGCTTTCTCGGACCCACTCCCAACTGGACGCGCCGGCAGCGCGACGTGTACGAGGGGATCGAAGACGGTCCGTTCGACCGGATCGTTCTCGACGTTCCCGACCCTGGGCGCGTCGCTCCCCACGCCCATCGCGCGCTGAGGCCGGGCGGAATCTTCTGTTCGTACGTCCCGAACATCACGCAGGTTGAGGCGACGGTCCACGCGCTGCGCTCGAACGGCGGATTTTCCGAGATCGACACGTTCGAGACGCTCTATCGTCGCTGGGAGTTCCGTGGCGCTACCGCGCGCCCGGTGCGCTCCATGATCAGCCACACCGGATTCCTCACGATCGCGCGCAGGGGCCAGCCCCGCGAGCCGGAGCCGCCCGAGAGTGACGGCAACGACGTGTGA